In the Lampris incognitus isolate fLamInc1 chromosome 11, fLamInc1.hap2, whole genome shotgun sequence genome, one interval contains:
- the LOC130120378 gene encoding TLR4 interactor with leucine rich repeats-like — protein MLSAVGTVRKLLQVLYSESKRRFEVCLSGLYADTCCCDHNSPIAITDGNFSTSVSDFPYNTEYLDLSRNLLTALPPGSFGALWGLKVLLLKENNITFVSDRAFINLWSLQRLDLSQNQLSALGEGFSLGLNSLFELFLAHNRLTVLESKTLQNLDNLVKLDLSANLIELVKPGALSSLTALRRLLLDGNQLTTLDLELLSTLHSLEVLGLRGNRIHTAEQEVFAPLSNLALLDLGFNRLSRLHFKTLLSIQTASVHILLEANPWHCDCDLQRVFHKLATIRRLFLDDYKRLRCSQPKELRGSLMVEVDNELCVGETVTVLILTFTVLITVVAAIIMGEKKKRKCSAKDRIEETLGLEAYCDN, from the exons ATGCTCTCGGCTGTGGGCACAGTGAGAAAGCTCTTGCAGGTGCTCTACAGTGAATCTAAGCGTCGCTTTGAGGTTTG TCTGTCCGGGTTGTACGCAGACACATGCTGCTGTGATCACAACAGTCCTATAGCTATCACAG ATGGGAATTTCTCTACTTCTGTCAGCGACTTCCCCTACAACACAGAGTATTTGGACCTGTCCAGGAACCTTTTGACAGCTCTCCCCCCGGGCTCCTTTGGGGCTCTCTGGGGCCTGAAGGTGCTTTtattgaaagagaataacatCACCTTTGTGAGTGACAGGGCTTTCATCAACCTGTGGAGCTTACAAAGGCTGGACCTGAGTCAGAATCAGCTCTCTGCCCTGGGGGAAGGCTTCTCTCTGGGTCTAAATTCCCTGTTTGAGCTGTTCCTGGCCCACAACCGCCTCACTGTCCTGGAGAGTAAAACTTTACAGAACCTGGATAATCTGGTGAAGCTAGACTTGAGTGCAAATCTCATTGAGCTGGTCAAGCCCGGGGCTCTGAGCAGCTTGACAGCCTTACGCCGCCTCCTCTTGGACGGAAACCAGCTCACCACCCTGGACTTGGAGTTGCTCTCCACCCTGCACTCCCTGGAGGTGTTGGGGCTGCGGGGCAACCGTATCCACACAGCCGAGCAGGAGGTCTTTGCGCCGCTCTCTAACCTGGCTCTGCTGGACCTGGGCTTCAACCGGTTATCCAGGCTGCACTTCAAGACCCTGCTAAGCATTCAGACGGCCAGCGTGCACATCCTGCTTGAAGCCAACCCCTGGCACTGTGACTGCGATCTGCAGAGGGTCTTCCACAAGTTGGCCACCATCCGCCGACTCTTCCTGGATGATTACAAGAGGCTGAGATGCAGTCAGCCCAAAGAGCTAAGGGGCAGTTTGATGGTAGAGGTGGATAACGAACTGTGTGTGGGTGAGACGGTGACGGTTCTCATTCTGACATTCACGGTGCTGATCACAGTGGTAGCGGCTATTATCATGggtgaaaagaaaaagagaaagtgcTCAGCAAAAGACCGGATAGAGGAGACCTTGGGACTGGAGGCCTACTGCGATAATTAG